In Silene latifolia isolate original U9 population chromosome 6, ASM4854445v1, whole genome shotgun sequence, the genomic window cccgagtcttctaaataatttattGGAGTTAATTCCCGAGTACATTAAAATAAGTAGaggcgggtttgagtcgggattgttgagttgttcaatgtttgattcggattcttttaatcttataattcatttaattatcatattaattatccaatttaatttccgagtcagttaaataattcaagtcgggttttgaatcGGGTTTGTTGAAATAGAaaattactatatcgggaaagtttccatttttaggaaGTTCTATCATTAAATAACCCTCTatcttgggaacgggaatagtgaagtaattgttatcattatttatctttcagagagcGATTTCGTGATGAAATATTATTGGGCATCCGGCcattggactgcttaactgcttaattggatttgctggcacttgaggtagggaaatacacttgtcttattatcgtcattgttgaattgtgttgacttgattcctgattgttgatttacgttatcatttatattcggaaaggtgattgactgatttgatcgtattgagtatgatatcacaacatcgggtaactggcatgactttatgatttatcagttcagtgaattatatacatattgcattgcattaattactgttgagcatttcatatgcattggagttgggggatgatgtggtggtgacgatgttgagatacgatgtgatgttgtgataaggcccaggcgggttctgcaggacttgccctggtgtcctcagctgttgagctggcagatcgacttcggtcgatatttatagtctaccggggatcggtatggctgggttgtccggggtatgagatatgagatatgtgctgagatggagatggaggtgtcggaggagcatgcatatcatatttattgtttcattgttttccctactcaacctcgtggttgaccctgtgtattcgtgaacacctgtgatgaaccataatggggagcagatttgacaggtactaaagattagctgacttgggagctatgggatgcgtgaggacttggccaatctacctagaagtctagaccacatagaagattttatcacttattttattttccgttgtgggttgtatttatcttatattaagtattagttggataatttgtaataaacacgtaatcgttaagttttaatttaaagtaccttggtattgttttactttgttattcactacctcgggaaaccgagatggtaacagtccggtttattagggaatgtcttgctaaaggctccttcataaaccggggtgttacacccaTCTCCTTCCAGCACGCCTCAATCCAGTCCCGCACACTGCCTCCATCACCCCTCACCTCGTCATCACAGCACAAGCCCAACCCGTCCCAGACACGACTCGAGACTCGACAAGAATTAAATAAATGTATACTTGACTCAACATGGGAATTGCACAAAGGGCATAAAGAAGACTCACCTCCAACTCGAGCGGCTATGTTTGCTCTCGTTGCCAATGCCTCGTTGCACATCTGCCAGAAGAAGAGTTTCACGCGGGGCCAGACCGGGACCTTCCACATCCTATTCCAAAGCCATTTCTCCCTTTCCCAATTAGAGGTATCCCCCATATCGAGTGACTCCCCTGCAAGGCACCTATACGCAGACCTCGCCGTATAATCCCCGTCACGTTCAGCCTCCCAATACCACGAATCAGCTGGGGCATTTGGGCTTACCCGGATGTTCATGATGCGTTCTCCCTCAAAAGGTAGAAAACGAGCAGCAATCGCCTCACCTCGCCACGCTCCATTTCCATCAAGGAGATCAGCTACTCGCAGGTTTTCATCTCCTAACGGGCATGGTGAAATAATCCGACCCGTTTGAGTTCCCGGAACCCAAGCATCCCCCCCAAACTTTCGTTGTCAGTCCATCCCCCACCCTTCTTCGCAGACCCTTTTGCAGGACTAATCGAGCTTCAAAAATCCCCCTCCAGGTATAACTTGGGTTATACCCGAGCTGAGTTGCCAAAAAATCACAAGTCGGAAAATACCTCGCCTTCATCACTTTAGCCCATAAAGAGTCCGGGTTGACCACGAGCCTCCACGCTTGCTTGCCAAGCAACGCAAGGTTAAAAAGACGGAAATCCTTAAACCCCATGCCTCCCTTGCACTTCGGAAAGCACATCTTTCGCCAAGACACCCAGGCCATTCCTCTCTTCCCCTCTTCATGGCTCCACCAGAAACTCGTTACCATCGAACGGATAACCTCGCAAAAGTTCGCAGGAATTTTAAACACACTCATCgcataggtagggagtgaattggcaaTCGCCTTTATGAGAACCTCCTTACCAGCCCTAGACAAGGATTTCCCGCGCCAACCATTGAGTCTTTTGCTAAGTTTATCACGTAAAATATCGGTAATGTTCTTCTTCGAGCGCCCAACAACAGTCGGAAGGCCTAAATATCTCTCCTGCTCTTCAACTTCCACGATACCCAGCGTATCAACAATCTCGTCACGCCTCTGTCTCCTCACACCTTTGCTAAAGGAAATCGTGGTCTTATCCAAATTTACCAGCTGCCCCGACGCTTCCTCATATCGTCTCAACAAATTTTTAACCGCACCAGCTTTCTGAACCGTGGCCTTAACAAAAAATATGGAATCGTCGGCAAACAAAAGGTGTGAGATTACCGGGGCAGAATTCGCAATACGCACCCCATGGATCGCTTCTCGCTCAACAGCTCTTCTCATCATATTAGACAAGGCTTCCGCACATAGGATAAAAAGATAAGGCGACAACGGGTCCCCTTGTCGTATACCTCTCGAAGGTTGGAATTCCTCAGTCGGATGGCCGTTTATAAGAACCGAAAATGATACGGACGTAACACATGCCATTACCCGTTCCGTCCATCCCGCATCAAAACCCATGACATCCAAAACCCGCCTTAGAAAAGACCATTCCACCATATCGTGGGCTTTAGCCATGTCTAATTTGATCGCCATAAATCCCTCTGTTTGTCTTGCATTCTTCATATAATGAAACATTTCGAAGGCTATAAGAATGTTGTCTGTTATTGCTCTCCCCGGCGTAAAGGCACTCTGGTTTTCAGAGACAATCTCCCCCAGAAAAATCTTCAATCTATTCGCCAAGACCTTCGAAACTAGCTTATAAACCACATTACACAAGCTGATCGGTCGAAAGTCTCAAATTTTATCCGGTGCCTTCTTCTTAGGAATGAGaacaatattagttttattaaatTCCTCCGGAGATCGATTACCACGAAGAATGCTCAAAACAGTCCGTATCACCTCCGGGCCAATTATGCTCCAATATGTCTGATAGAACAGCCCATTCATGCCATCTGGACCCGGCGCTTTAAGAGGATTCATTTGATTAAGGGCCTCGATCACCTCATGCTCTTCGAACTCTCGCCTAAGCACTCCATTCATTTCCGCTGTTACCCGCCCCTCTAGCCCCACGAGAACATCATCAGCAGCTCCCGGATTTGAAGTCGAAAACAGGGACCTAAAGTAATCATTAGCGACACAAGCTATCGCCTCATTGCCTTCCCTCACAACTCCAGTATCATCGATTAATTTATGGATATGATTTTTCCGCTTCCGTTCCCCTGCCCTCAAGTGAAAGAACTTAGTATTTCGGTCCCCATCTTTGAGCCACAAAGCCCGCGATCTTTGGCGCCAGTATTGCTCCTCTTGACGGTTAAGCTCAGCCACTTCCGCTACTAATTTCTTGCGCCTCTTCACCGTCTCCTCTGTCCTAATCCCCTCATTGAGCTTTGCTATTTGATTTCTTTTCCTCTGGATCATGCGGCCAACCTTTCTAATATTGAATTTTTTCCACTTCTGCAGCTCCATCATGCACTCATTCAACATTCCACCCAAATCCCCACCTCCCCGAGCCACCCCACGTTCCACCGCCTCCAAACAACCTGCCTCCCCCACCCAAACTTGTTCGAAACGGAAAGGCCGAGACATCACCATCCCAACCTCTCGCCTGTTGAGCACGAGTTTAATTGGAGCGTGATCTGACCATTCGCGGCTCATATAGATCAGCTTTGCATAAGGAAACAACTCTATCCACGGAGCTGTGCACATGGCCCTATCCAACATGCATTGTCTATTCGCGTCACCAACTTGTCCGTTATCAAATGAAAAGTTATACCCTTCCCAAGGCACATCACGTAAACCACATTCATCTACTGCTTTATGGAAATTATTCATTTGCCGTTGGGGTCGGCTACCCCCCTTCATTTCCGTGGAGAAGAGTATTTCATTGAAGTCGCCCAAGCACACCCAAGGTAGCTCATTCTGCCTGTGAAGCAACCGCAACAAATCCCAAGACAGATGGCGCTCAGCCACCGCGGCCCAACCATAGAATCCCGTTATCCTCCATTCGTCCCCATTCCCTctaactgaaggaaatgtagattcatatacataaaacatactcttatatgtctaaataatttgtcataaaattaaaacggatcttatgcatgcaaacaataatataaatagaggagaaatcatgtccttacaaaatggatttcggctattagggcacaagagagatcacctatct contains:
- the LOC141587463 gene encoding uncharacterized protein LOC141587463, with the protein product MKGGSRPQRQMNNFHKAVDECGLRDVPWEGYNFSFDNGQVGDANRQCMLDRAMCTAPWIELFPYAKLIYMSREWSDHAPIKLVLNRREVGMVMSRPFRFEQVWVGEAGCLEAVERGVARGGGDLGGMLNECMMELQKWKKFNIRKVGRMIQRKRNQIAKLNEGIRTEETVKRRKKLVAEVAELNRQEEQYWRQRSRALWLKDGDRNTKFFHLRAGERKRKNHIHKLIDDTGVVREGNEAIACVANDYFRSLFSTSNPGAADDVLVGLEGRVTAEMNGVLRREFEEHEVIEALNQMNPLKAPGPDGMNGLFYQTYWSIIGPEVIRTVLSILRGNRSPEEFNKTNIVLIPKKKAPDKI